Proteins encoded by one window of Torulaspora delbrueckii CBS 1146 chromosome 2, complete genome:
- the TDEL0B02770 gene encoding type II protein arginine methyltransferase (similar to Saccharomyces cerevisiae YKL162C; ancestral locus Anc_5.646) has translation MRKFVARGGHVRFKATYPLIEIEQLRNGKSFNVGETGTLALRDYFEWRALPSIMRHETFFTQRNKLLDQVTNSTERLSLYDPILTHCIAKWLLVDYKLNSYPYSDLNIINIYTNLPQSLRIAKSMMSYFQLVLSEDMFERIKYIMVPLHSHQKRPSTKLTSGIPGKVQIVHDRAVFSSQVSNKYNPRPFVIEDPVYFLMLDDVLKNTSHDLVKYNQEAGKWEQCYVDIDEHGRRTRRFDSEMDYWCQIALKRALKEHDPSATAKTEGVLIPTRLIQLFELLKECAPAHKLFAIDTPQRWDPSFFSMIKLLLGHKPLRASQILEPERSSIWSGRRDDHAPRFAIDFAQAQQLYMSINENNRLCEVKDMSEFVDQWFDARSDVMGELTKDKLNSQLEVIDGSLLAILHSS, from the coding sequence ATGAGGAAATTTGTGGCTCGCGGAGGGCATGTAAGGTTTAAGGCCACCTACCCGTTGATTGAGATTGAACAGCTACGAAATGGGAAAAGCTTCAATGTTGGGGAAACTGGTACCCTGGCCTTACGAGACTACTTCGAATGGCGAGCTCTACCGAGTATTATGAGACATGAGACATTTTTTACGCAACGGAATAAGCTGTTAGACCAAGTTACAAATTCCACTGAACGCCTATCACTTTATGATCCGATCCTTACGCATTGCATCGCTAAATGGCTACTAGTGGACTACAAACTCAATTCATATCCCTACAGTGATCTgaacatcatcaatatctACACCAATTTGCCTCAATCGCTGCGAATTGCCAAGAGCATGATGTCATATTTTCAACTGGTATTGTCAGAGGATATGTTTGAGAGAATAAAATACATAATGGTCCCGCTGCACAGTCACCAAAAAAGACCTTCGACTAAGTTGACCAGTGGTATCCCCggaaaagttcaaatagTCCATGACAGAGCTGTATTTTCTTCACAGGTATCGAACAAATATAACCCGCGACCGTTTGTCATCGAAGATCCAGTATATTTCTTAATGCTAGACGATGTATTAAAGAACACGTCTCATGATTTGGTCAAATATAATCAGGAAGCTGGGAAATGGGAACAGTGTTACGTGGATATTGATGAACATGGCCGGAGGACCCGGAGATTTGATAGTGAAATGGATTATTGGTGTCAAATTGCATTGAAAAGGGCACTAAAAGAACATGATCCGAGTGCCACTGCAAAAACTGAGGGCGTTCTCATTCCAACACGCCTTATACAATTGTTTGAACTATTGAAGGAATGCGCTCCAGCGCATAAATTGTTCGCTATCGATACACCGCAGAGATGGGACCCTTCGTTCTTTTCGATGATTAAGTTGTTACTTGGTCATAAACCACTACGTGCAAGCCAAATATTAGAGCCCGAGAGAAGTTCGATCTGGAGCGGTCGTCGAGACGACCATGCGCCTCGTTTTGCCATTGATTTTGCACAGGCTCAACAGCTTTACATGAGCATTAATGAAAATAACAGGCTGTGCGAGGTGAAAGATATGAGTGAGTTTGTCGACCAATGGTTTGACGCCCGCTCTGATGTGATGGGGGAACTGACGAAGGATAAACTCAACTCACAACTGGAAGTAATAGATGGGAGTTTGCTGGCCATTTTGCACTCATCTTAA
- the RAT1 gene encoding ssRNA exonuclease RAT1 (similar to Saccharomyces cerevisiae RAT1 (YOR048C); ancestral locus Anc_5.645): protein MGVPSFFRWLSRKYPKIISPVLEEQPQVVDGVTLPIDYAAPNPNGELDNLYLDMNGIVHPCSHPENKPPPETEDEMLLAVFEYTNRVLNMARPRKVLMIAVDGVAPRAKMNQQRSRRFRSARDAQVENEAREQVMREREQVGEFIDDSVKNKKTWDSNAITPGTPFMDKLAAALRYWISFKLSTDPGWKNLQVIISDATVPGEGEHKIMNFVRSQRADPQYNPNTTHCIYGLDADLIFLGLATHEPHFKILREDVFAQNNRKRHNFTDSLNMTEEEKQLIAKQDSEKPFLWLHISVLREYLAAELWVPKLSMPFNLERAIDDWVFMCFFCGNDFLPHLPSLDVRENSIDILLDIWKVVLPSLKSYMTCDGELNLQSVEMLLGQLGAREGDIFKTRHIQEVRKQEAIQRRKLQRNVSKGQDRHPTVPSEQLQLYDTNGQLAAGSWNLTTHDMVNFKKEIMLANEGDPEAIAIVKAHRDRNDKLMEEISTQDMEKVVNDANKANYSVADAMKKKLMAKKRKLEQEEEAERAAKKNTSKKMDGQAQAGQELDKEIKAEVIQEVEEEDDNDDDDGGNDVEGKAVKGEESVPIVSSGGIRSGVFDSDVEVKLYEPGYRERYYVAKFNIKESEIEALRKDLVRRYVEGVSWVLAYYYQGCASWDWYYPYHYAPFASDFFGIADMKVEFEEGEPILPYEQLMSVLPAASAHTLPSIFKPLMSEPDSEIIDFYPTEFPIDMNGKKMSWQGIALLPFIEAKRLLRVVRNQYSRLTEYERSRNVCKEPVLLISNKNVNYEKFAKRLFKEPADGVDLKFQHFKSGLSGIVSTDVENFQLNSKVQCPLESGSLPELSTNLFLKMAYKLLPLPNKNKSVILNGFIPPEALLTPYDLDAILYKYNNHQNNNRSGPWNFENDMRQNKVPVGPSGTTQYKPRVGGFRSFFYFSQMNNTTNYNGQYNNNVPQPRVNNGMQSRYSNENRNGNYQRSQYNPNQSRYNNDNNKMGRNFNQQGRQYGGNNAGRRYQGSNREPYNAANYSRR from the coding sequence ATGGGTGTCCCATCCTTTTTCAGATGGCTTTCGAGGAAATATCCCAAAATTATATCGccagttcttgaagaacagCCGCAAGTAGTGGACGGTGTGACATTACCTATTGATTATGCAGCTCCGAATCCTAATGGTGAGCTGGATAATTTATACCTGGATATGAATGGTATTGTACATCCATGTTCGCACCCGGAAAATAAACCTCCACCAGAAactgaagatgagatgTTACTCGCGGTGTTCGAGTATACCAATCGTGTCCTTAATATGGCTAGACCCAGAAAAGTACTTATGATAGCCGTGGATGGTGTGGCTCCTCGTGCCAAGATGAACCAACAAAGATCTCGTAGATTCAGAAGTGCCAGAGACGCACAAGTGGAAAATGAGGCCCGGGAACAGGTAATGAGGGAACGTGAACAGGTTGGAGAATTTATTGACGACTCAGTaaaaaacaagaaaacTTGGGATTCTAATGCTATCACTCCAGGGACTCCTTTTATGGACAAATTGGCAGCTGCGTTACGGTATTGGATCTCATTCAAATTATCGACGGATCCTGGTTGGAAAAATTTACAGGTTATTATAAGTGATGCTACAGTCCCTGGTGAAGGTGAACATAAGATCATGAATTTTGTTCGGTCACAACGTGCTGATCCACAATACAATCCAAACACAACGCATTGTATATACGGTTTAGACgctgatttgatctttttaGGTTTAGCAACTCATGAACCacatttcaagattctGAGAGAAGATGTTTTTGCTCAAAACAACCGTAAGAGGCATAATTTCACGGATTCCTTGAACAtgacagaagaagaaaaacaaTTGATCGCTAAACAGGATTCTGAGAAGCCGTTTTTATGGTTACACATAAGTGTCTTGAGAGAATACCTTGCGGCTGAACTATGGGTGCCGAAGCTTTCTATGCCTTTCAATTTGGAGCGTGCCATTGACGATTGGGTTTTCATGTGTTTCTTCTGTGGTAATGATTTCTTACCTCATTTACCTAGTCTAGACGTCAGAGAAAACAGTATTGACATTTTACTGGATATATGGAAGGTAGTTTTGCCTAGTCTCAAATCTTACATGACTTGTGACGGGGAACTGAATCTACAGTCCGTGGAGATGTTGTTAGGACAATTAGGTGCTCGTGAAGGtgatatcttcaagacGAGGCACATCCAAGAGGTCAGAAAACAGGAAGCTATTCAGAGGAGAAAATTGCAAAGGAATGTTTCCAAAGGTCAGGATAGGCATCCAACTGTCCCCAGCGAACAGTTGCAACTGTATGATACTAATGGTCAGCTAGCAGCGGGCTCTTGGAACCTTACAACCCATGATATGGTCAACTTTAAAAAGGAAATTATGCTCGCAAATGAGGGAGATCCCGAGGCGATAGCCATAGTCAAGGCACACAGGGATAGGAATGACAAATTGATGGAAGAGATTAGCACTCAAGATATGGAGAAAGTTGTTAACGACGCAAATAAAGCTAATTACTCGGTGGCTGAtgcgatgaagaagaaattgatggcGAAAAAGCGTAAACTagagcaagaagaagaagctgaacgtgctgccaagaagaatactTCTAAAAAAATGGACGGGCAAGCGCAAGCTGGACAAGAATTAGACAAGGAAATAAAAGCAGAGGTTATACAggaggttgaagaagaggatgataatgacgacgatgacgGTGGCAATGACGTAGAGGGGAAAGCCGTGAAAGGAGAAGAGTCGGTTCCAATAGTTTCCTCGGGTGGAATCCGCAGCGGAGTGTTTGACAGCGATGTTGAAGTGAAACTCTATGAGCCAGGTTATAGAGAGAGGTATTATGTGGCCAAATTTAACATCAAGGAGAGTGAGATAGAAGCTTTGCGGAAAGATTTGGTAAGGCGTTATGTTGAGGGTGTTTCATGGGTCTTGGCATACTATTATCAAGGCTGTGCTTCATGGGATTGGTACTACCCATATCATTATGCACCATTTGCTTCTGATTTCTTCGGAATAGCTGACATGAAGGTCGAATTTGAGGAGGGTGAACCTATTTTACCCTATGAGCAATTGATGAGTGTTTTGCCTGCGGCTTCTGCTCACACTCTACCTTCAATTTTCAAGCCGTTGATGAGTGAGCCAGATTCGGAGATTATTGACTTCTACCCAACCGAATTTCCGATCGATATGAATGGTAAAAAGATGTCGTGGCAGGGGATAGCTTTACTGCCGTTTATAGAGGCTAAACGGCTGTTAAGAGTTGTCAGAAATCAGTATTCTCGCCTGACCGAGTATGAAAGGTCAAGAAATGTTTGCAAGGAACCCGTCTTGTTAATCAGCAACAAGAACGTTAACTATGAGAAGTTCGCTAAAAGGCTATTCAAGGAACCGGCTGACGGCGTAGACTTGAAGTTTCAACATTTCAAAAGTGGCTTAAGTGGTATTGTTTCTACTGATGTAGAAAACTTCCAATTGAACAGCAAAGTTCAATGTCCTTTAGAGAGCGGGTCATTACCTGAACTTTCTACAAATCTATTCCTTAAGATGGCATATAAACTGTTGCCTCTGCCCAACAAGAATAAATCTGTTATTCTCAACGGCTTCATTCCTCCCGAGGCACTTTTGACACCGTATGACTTGGATGCCATCTTATACAAGTACAATAATCATCAAAACAACAATCGCTCAGGGCCCTggaattttgaaaatgatATGAGACAAAATAAAGTACCTGTGGGGCCCAGCGGTACGACTCAGTACAAGCCAAGGGTAGGCGGTTTTAGATCGTTTTTTTACTTCAGTCAGATGAATAATACCACGAACTATAATGGTCAATATAACAACAATGTGCCTCAACCAAGAGTTAACAACGGAATGCAAAGTAGATATTCCAATGAGAACAGAAATGGCAATTATCAACGAAGTCAGTATAACCCGAACCAAAGCCGATATAACAATGACAATAACAAAATGGGACGTAATTTTAATCAACAAGGAAGACAATACGGTGGGAACAATGCTGGAAGAAGGTATCAGGGTTCGAATCGAGAACCTTATAACGCGGCAAATTATTCACGCAGATAA
- the STD1 gene encoding Std1p (similar to Saccharomyces cerevisiae MTH1 (YDR277C) and STD1 (YOR047C); ancestral locus Anc_5.644): MFVSPPPASTTGQAISKRQPGTSRHGVSNGLLQSIPEGDSSVSFVGSNGSSQSLEGATNFVNAPPEYAHRARDEIRKRLLPQGSKSHKSSRAGSIRSSDSQSVLSDNASSYQSSIFSQPATVFTHSTAHSSLLPPPAKIITQISLQDALPKTFYDMYAPEILMSDPSNILCNGRPKFTERALLDWELNDIRSLLIVENTRPEWGNQLPEIVTDAPNLPKFRFQLLPLFSTDEFIIQTLVSSDLYMEAALDYQFKVTSAKYTVLAARKRHEQMIGHSEPVMQLSKPEWRNIIENYLLNIAVEAQCRYDFKHSCSEFKKYKAQQFNLKRPDMPPPSSIPSYDRGNPMDKGSRSGSGSLLKRALMKNFQSKNSNETNSSQQSVDNNDNYNNDNKGSSTGSMHNQHGGKISLTKEEKAMIWSQCQVQVYQRLGLDWQPDSVPQM; this comes from the coding sequence ATGTTTGTTTCTCCGCCTCCTGCTTCGACGACAGGCCAAGCTATCTCAAAGAGACAGCCAGGAACAAGTCGTCATGGTGTGAGTAACGGTTTATTACAGTCCATTCCAGAGGGCGATTCTTCGGTGTCGTTTGTGGGCTCTAATGGGTCCTCACAGTCATTAGAAGGAGCAACGAATTTCGTCAATGCACCACCGGAATATGCTCATCGTGCCCGGGATGAAATCAGGAAAAGGTTACTTCCGCAAGGATCAAAATCACATAAATCTAGTAGAGCTGGGAGTATCAGATCAAGTGATAGCCAAAGTGTTTTATCTGATAATGCTTCATCATACCAGTCTAGCATATTTTCACAACCTGCAACGGTCTTCACACATTCCACGGCTCATAGTTCATTATTACCACCTCCGGCAAAGATAATTACCCAAATTTCATTACAGGATGCTTTGCCCAAAACCTTTTATGACATGTATGCACCTGAGATTTTGATGTCCGATCCTTCCAATATACTGTGCAATGGACGTCCTAAATTCACAGAGAGAGCTTTGTTGGATTGGgaattgaatgatattAGGTCATTGCTTATCGTTGAGAATACAAGACCAGAATGGGGGAATCAATTACCAGAAATTGTGACAGATGCACCAAATTTACCAAAATTCAGGTTTCAATTACTACCTTTATTTTCCACAGATGAGTTTATTATCCAAACGTTGGTAAGTTCCGATTTATACATGGAAGCTGCTTTGGATTATCAATTTAAAGTAACAAGTGCGAAATATACGGTCTTAGCAGCAAGAAAGAGACATGAACAAATGATCGGGCATTCGGAACCCGTCATGCAACTCTCGAAACCAGAATGGAGAAATATTATTGAAAACTACCTCTTAAACATCGCGGTGGAAGCTCAATGTAGATACGATTTCAAACACAGTTGTTCGGAGTTCAAGAAGTACAAGGCACAAcaattcaatttgaaaaggCCCGATATGCCACCTCCCAGTTCAATTCCAAGTTATGATAGAGGAAACCCAATGGATAAGGGAAGTCGTTCGGGGAGTGGTAGTTTATTAAAGAGggcattgatgaaaaactttcaatcaaagaacTCTAATGAGACCAACTCAAGTCAACAAAGCGTTGATAATAATGACAATTACAATAACGATAACAAGGGGTCGTCGACTGGTTCGATGCACAATCAGCATGGGGGGAAAATCTCGCTAActaaagaagagaaagctaTGATATGGTCACAATGTCAGGTACAGGTTTACCAAAGACTAGGATTGGACTGGCAGCCAGATTCGGTCCCCCAAATGTAA
- the DBP5 gene encoding ATP-dependent RNA helicase DBP5 (similar to Saccharomyces cerevisiae DBP5 (YOR046C); ancestral locus Anc_5.643) yields MTESKEDAANLLASLKIDGKKEGELPKVEKAETEKATDEKKPEDSNLVKSEYEVKVNLADLQADPNSPLYSVKSFEELGLAPELLKGLYAMKFQKPSKIQERALPLLLHNPPKNMIAQSQSGTGKTAAFSLTMLTRVDTTLGDVTQAICLAPSRELARQTLEVIQEMGKFTKITSQLIVPDSFAKNQAIKANVVVGTPGTVLDLMRRKLIQLSQVKIFVLDEADNMLDKQGLGDQCIRVKKFLPKTAQLVLFSATFDESVRAYAKRVVPEANTLELQRNEVNVGAIKQLYMDCNDENHKFEVLCELYGLLTIGSSIIFVSTKKTANVLYAKLKQEGHQVSILHGDLQSQERDRLIDDFREGRSKVLITTNVLARGIDIPSVSMVVNYDLPTLANGQPDPATYIHRIGRTGRFGRRGVAISFVHDKKSYTTLSAIQKYFGDIEMTRVPTDDWDEVEKIVKKTLKE; encoded by the coding sequence ATGACTGAATCTAAGGAAGATGCAGCCAACCTATTGGcctctttgaagattgacGGTAAGAAAGAAGGCGAATTACCCAAGGTGGAGAAAGCTGAGACTGAGAAAGCAACCGATGAGAAGAAGCCCGAAGACTCTAACCTGGTGAAGTCCGAGTATGAAGTGAAAGTTAATTTAGCAGACCTTCAAGCAGATCCCAATTCGCCCTTGTACAGCGTAAAATCgtttgaagagttgggGTTGGCACCTGAACTATTGAAAGGTCTGTATgcgatgaaatttcagaaACCATCAAAAATCCAAGAGAGAGCATTGCCGTTACTATTGCATAACCCACCAAAGAACATGATAGCGCAATCGCAGTCTGGTACCGGTAAGACCGCTGCTTTTTCGCTTACGATGTTGACCAGAGTCGATACTACGCTTGGTGATGTGACCCAGGCGATCTGTCTTGCGCCATCGAGAGAATTAGCTAGACAAACTTTGGAAGTGATTCAAGAGATGGGCAAATTTACTAAAATCACATCGCAATTGATTGTACCGGATTCTTTTGCTAAGAACCAAGCTATCAAAGCAAACGTTGTTGTCGGAACTCCAGGGACAGTCCTCGACTTGATGCGGAGAAAGCTCATTCAACTTTCGCAAGTAAAGATCTTTGTGCTGGATGAAGCAGACAATATGTTGGACAAACAAGGTTTGGGTGATCAGTGTATCCGtgtgaagaaatttctACCCAAGACAGCTCAACTAGTACTTTTCAGTGCAACCTTTGATGAAAGCGTCCGTGCCTATGCCAAAAGAGTTGTCCCTGAGGCCAACACCCTTGAACTGCAAAGAAACGAAGTCAACGTCGGTGCAATCAAACAACTCTACATGGATTGTAATGACGAAAATCACAAATTCGAAGTGCTATGTGAGTTGTACGGATTGCTCACAATCGGTTCATCAATCATCTTTGTCTCTACGAAGAAAACGGCAAATGTGTTGTATGCCAAATTGAAACAAGAGGGCCATCAAGTATCAATTCTACACGGTGATTTACAAAGTCAGGAACGTGATAGGCTAATCGACGATTTCCGTGAGGGCCGTTCAAAAGTGCTAATCACCACAAATGTTCTAGCTCGTGGTATCGATATCCCATCAGTCTCCATGGTCGTCAACTACGACCTGCCTACACTAGCTAATGGCCAGCCAGACCCAGCAACCTATATCCATCGGATTGGTAGAACTGGTCGGTTTGGTAGAAGAGGTGTAGCCATCTCCTTTGTCCACGACAAAAAATCCTACACTACTCTCTCTGCTATACAAAAATACTTTGGAGACATCGAAATGACTCGCGTACCCACAGACGACTGGGACGAAGTCGAAAAGATAGTTAAGAAGACGTTGAAAGAGTGA
- the PMP3 gene encoding Pmp3p (similar to Saccharomyces cerevisiae PMP3 (YDR276C); ancestral locus Anc_5.642), whose amino-acid sequence MDGAKIINIIIAIFLPPLSVFLTCGFGSEFIVDVVLTILAFFPGMLYALYLALRS is encoded by the exons atGGACGGAGCCaagatcatcaacatcattATAG CCATCTTTCTACCACCTTTATCGGTCTTTTTGACCTGCGGTTTCGGCTCAGAATTTATCGTCGACGTTGTGTTGACTATCCTAGCCTTCTTCCCAGGTATGCTATACGCTCTTTACCTAGCTCTAAGATCTTAA
- the TOM6 gene encoding Tom6p (similar to Saccharomyces cerevisiae TOM6 (YOR045W); ancestral locus Anc_5.641) produces MSSMFAPGAPVPQAPKSKFQQFKESPLYTIVLNGSLFIAGVAFIQSPLMEMMAPQL; encoded by the coding sequence ATGTCCTCAATGTTCGCTCCAGGTGCTCCAGTTCCCCAAGCTCCTAAATCCAAGTTTCAACAGTTCAAGGAATCGCCACTATATACCATTGTTTTGAACGGTTCCCTGTTCATTGCCGGTGTAGCATTCATTCAATCTCCATTGATGGAAATGATGGCTCCTCAATTATGA
- the IRC23 gene encoding Irc23p (similar to Saccharomyces cerevisiae YOR044W and BSC2 (YDR275W); ancestral locus Anc_5.640): protein MLRMLNTELAWRLVKVLFRAYQYTCYFFLFILLLPVIALYLFDLTLYLCRIVRFCCRWQVYHIKNQSGTSISFISQRRPSEPRETCHSSSSSILSEQSLSDCSLSDTPCFTNYCLTSSPIRKGFASRRSTIAGGASHQVRYAPLIPEDIAALADPEHSLRRTKSSDLVLSLDRYDMRANN, encoded by the coding sequence ATGCTGAGGATGTTGAATACGGAGTTAGCCTGGAGGCTTGTAAAAGTTCTGTTTAGGGCTTATCAATACACATGTTATTTTTTTCTGTTTATACTGTTGCTTCCGGTAATAGCTTTATACTTGTTTGATCTAACGTTATACCTTTGTCGGATCGTTAGATTCTGTTGCCGTTGGCAAGTTTATCACATTAAGAACCAAAGTGGGACCAGTATATCCTTTATCTCACAAAGAAGACCGTCCGAACCGAGGGAAACATGCCATAGTTCAAGCAGTAGTATTCTGAGTGAGCAATCGCTGAGCGATTGCTCTCTCAGTGATACACCCTGTTTTACCAACTACTGTCTGACCAGTTCACCGATTCGCAAGGGCTTTGCCTCCAGAAGATCTACTATTGCAGGGGGTGCAAGCCATCAGGTGCGATATGCTCCTCTGATCCCAGAAGATATAGCTGCTCTAGCAGACCCAGAACACTCATTACGTCGCACCAAGTCCTCAGACCTTGTCCTGTCGCTGGATCGATACGACATGCGTGCTAACAATTGA
- the WHI2 gene encoding Whi2p (similar to Saccharomyces cerevisiae WHI2 (YOR043W); ancestral locus Anc_5.639): MENIVTQVSQDGPGTSNPLLRDQQAGQEYAEGYEDDGNSLIHLNIQENHYYITRDQLMSLPESLLLCLFPSGVFLDREGQVITNLTPNDEVYVSNFPPDCFEYIMEIYTKAYDDLVNYPVSKIFDRNLSRKDSGLSSAARGFFSFGNSSSPGTGADPENEILHAKPTIIVLREDLDYYCVPQIEFDFQTPEASDDLLYHVMAQVKAAAGSYLTSKTSIFQGLYSSNRLKNKRESKNHNSKERLLGPAEQHLMDMLCSSGFEKTSQWGNRSQEPGKTVISSLSLCRIANESTEDFRNQYHAARAKWEQAQQETITPVGSSVSLSSLSQTNSHNNTTTTTLTTTKSASTTTRPPTEKRKSRLSTLADNVRSRSSSAQRSSSKQRQPKPPASTISCLGPISMPSYFYFGRKPARKCWWGEEEVNLDIQVYGSWDAADNRLNLKMSKDPSTGLTESTIPVTLHIRRVWTLELSAVGVE, translated from the coding sequence ATGGAAAACATCGTCACACAGGTGTCCCAGGATGGACCAGGCACTAGCAATCCATTGTTGAGAGACCAGCAGGCAGGACAAGAATACGCGGAAGGTTATGAGGACGATGGGAATTCCTTGATTCATCTAAACATCCAGGAAAATCACTATTACATAACGCGAGACCAACTTATGTCACTTCCAGAATCGCTTCTACTGTGCCTATTCCCGTCCGGTGTGTTTCTAGATCGAGAGGGTCAAGTCATTACGAATCTGACACCCAACGACGAAGTCTACGTATCAAATTTCCCACCGGATTGTTTTGAATACATCATGGAAATATATACAAAGGCTTACGATGATTTGGTGAACTATCCCGTGAGTAAGATATTTGATAGAAACCTTTCACGCAAGGATAGCGGTTTGTCGTCTGCTGCACGTGGATTTTTCTCCTTTGGAAATTCAAGTTCACCAGGTACCGGCGCTGATCCAGAGAATGAGATTTTACATGCGAAGCCAACCATTATCGTATTGAGAGAAGATCTGGACTACTACTGCGTCCCACAAATTGAATTCGATTTTCAAACACCAGAGGCAAGTGATGATTTGTTGTACCACGTAATGGCTCAAGTGAAAGCAGCTGCGGGCAGCTACCTCACTTCGAAGACATCAATCTTCCAAGGATTGTACTCTTCGAACCGATTGAAAAACAAGAGGGAAAGCAAGAATCACAACTCCAAGGAAAGATTACTGGGGCCTGCAGAACAACATCTAATGGATATGCTTTGCTCATCAGGCTTCGAAAAGACCTCACAATGGGGAAATAGAAGTCAGGAACCAGGCAAAACTGTCATAAGCTCACTATCACTATGTCGAATCGCCAATGAAAGTACAGAAGATTTCAGAAACCAGTACCATGCCGCAAGAGCCAAATGGGAACAGGCGCAGCAGGAAACCATAACCCCTGTCGGATCATCCGTATCACTCTCATCACTGTCACAGACCAACTCACATAACAACACCACTACTACAACCTTGACAACCACCAAGTCCGCTTCTACGACCACACGTCCACCAACGGAGAAACGAAAGTCTCGACTCTCTACTCTGGCCGATAATGTTCGCTCCCGCTCCTCATCAGCTCAAAGATCGAGCTCTAAGCAAAGACAACCGAAACCCCCCGCCTCTACGATCTCGTGCCTAGGCCCGATATCAATGCCAAGCTACTTTTATTTTGGTCGCAAACCTGCACGCAAGTGCTGGTGGGGCGAAGAGGAAGTCAATCTCGATATCCAAGTCTACGGATCATGGGATGCAGCTGATAATAGATTGAACCTCAAGATGTCTAAGGATCCGAGTACCGGACTTACCGAGAGTACCATCCCCGTAACGCTGCACATCCGCCGCGTCTGGACGTTAGAGTTAAGCGCAGTGGGAGTTGAATAA